The genomic DNA AGCAAAAGCACTTGGAATAAAGCACATTATTATTCACGAAAAAAACACAGGTTATGGTGGAAATCAGAAATCTTGTTATGACAAAGCCTTGGAATTAAATTCAGATATAGTAGTAATGCTTCATCCGGATTACCAGTATACGCCGAAACTTATCCATTCCATGTGTTACCTGATTGCTAAAAATGTTTATGAGGTGGTATTAGGTTCAAGGATTTTAGGTAAAGGAGCATTAAAAGGGGGTATGCCAATATATAAATATATTGCTAACCGTCTGCTTACTTTCACACAAAACATCCTGATGAACCAGAAATTATCGGAATATCATACCGGATACAGGGCTTTTTCCGCCAATGTTCTGAAAAACATCAATTATCACGCAGATTCTGATGATTTTATTTTCGATAATCAGATGCTGGCCCAAATTTTTTATGCAGGTTTTGAGGTGGCCGAAATTACCTGTCCAACTAAATATTTCAAAGAGGCTTCTTCCATTAATATTCACCGAAGTACAGTATATGGCCTGGGGGTATTAAAAGTATCTTTTCAGTACTTTTTACAGAAAATTCATTTTGCGAAATTTAAAATCTTCTAATAATCAATTTTGCCTTATCTAAAAACAATTTCTTACATCATAAAAAAATGAAAACCAAATTATTACTATTTTCATTACTTTGCTTTTCCGGTTCTTTGTTATCGGCACAAGAAGTTATTCCTCTTTGGTCAAATAGCGCCCCAGGCGCTTTGGGTGACAAAGATGAGGACAAACCGACACTTACTCTGTTCCCCGCCCCCAAAGACATAAATACAGGAACAGCTGTTGTTATTTGTCCTGGAGGTGGATATACCCACCTTGCATTTGAAAAAGAAGGCACAGAGTTTGCCAAATGGTTCAATTCATTTGGCGTTTCGGCTTACGTAGTAAAATACAGGCTAAATACCCCTGTTCGTCATTATCAATATCCTGCTATGTTTGATGATGCCACAAGGGCTATGCGTTATGTCCGTGCCCATTCGGCGGAATGGAACATCAATCCGGATAAAATTGGAATCATGGGATTTTCTGCAGGAGGCCATTTGGCTTCAACGGTAGGAACTCATTTTGACCAGGGTAATGCCAACGCAACGGATAATATTGAAAAAGCAAGCTCACGCCCCAATTTCATGATTTTGGGTTACCCGGTTATCACCATGAACCTTGAATTCACCCATAGAGGGAGCCACGACAATTTGCTCGGAAAAAATCCGACTAATAAAATGGTCAAATACCTCTCCAACGAATTGCAGGTAAAATCAAATACTCCCGCAACATTTTTAGCCCTTGCAGATGACGACCGCACTGTTCCGCCACAAAACAGTGTTGCCTTTTACCTTGCACTGAAAAAAGCCGGAATACCTGCCGAAATGCATATTTATAATAAAGGGGGACACGGATTCGGCATGGCTAAAAAAGATCCCAATCTAAGTAAGTGGGTAGACAACCTTAAAAATTGGTTGATTACAGAAGGTTTTGTTCAGAAAAAAGGAGCTGAATAGCACTATATCTTCAAAAACAAAAGGGGATGTGATTCCAAAATCGCATCCCCTTTTGTTTTATTCACTATATACCTAGTCAAAATACGCCTCTTTCTGAGGACTATCAAGAAACTCAAACATCATTTTAATTTGTGAAACCGTATTGCGTTCGACAGATAAGGGAGGAAGTTCATCCGGTCCAAAAAACTGAACGCCCAAAGTTTCCAAGCCAGCCAGAGGATGGCCGTCTACAATCTCGCAATTGATAAATATTTTATAGCAATGATAAGGTGAAGGAGGATGAGGATGGCATTTTTTATCCATGACGGCCAGCAACCTCAAGGGTTTTACGATCAGACCTGATTCTTCCCTTACTTCTTTTACAGCAATCTCTGAGGGGCTATAGCCAACATCAGCCCAGCCTCCAGGCAACGACCAGCAGCCATCCATTTTTTCCTTTACCAGTAATATTTTCCCATCCCTGAAAATCACAGACCTCACATCAACTTTTGGCGTCTGATAACCATTTTCAAAAGCAAACAAATTAGTTACTTTTTCAACCGGCGTATCTGACAGGGTCGACATCATTTTTACACTGAGGTTTCGAAGCTCTTCGTACCGTTCCAGATCAAAAGGATTTGAAATGTATGCAAGTCCGTTCTGCGCAATAGCCTGAACTCTTTTTATATATGCCAACAAATCTTCATTCATTTTCAATAA from Bacteroidota bacterium includes the following:
- a CDS encoding alpha/beta hydrolase, which produces MKTKLLLFSLLCFSGSLLSAQEVIPLWSNSAPGALGDKDEDKPTLTLFPAPKDINTGTAVVICPGGGYTHLAFEKEGTEFAKWFNSFGVSAYVVKYRLNTPVRHYQYPAMFDDATRAMRYVRAHSAEWNINPDKIGIMGFSAGGHLASTVGTHFDQGNANATDNIEKASSRPNFMILGYPVITMNLEFTHRGSHDNLLGKNPTNKMVKYLSNELQVKSNTPATFLALADDDRTVPPQNSVAFYLALKKAGIPAEMHIYNKGGHGFGMAKKDPNLSKWVDNLKNWLITEGFVQKKGAE
- a CDS encoding glycosyltransferase family 2 protein — encoded protein: MIENKIVTVVLPAYNAEKTLEKTFHEIPFDIVDNVILVDDNSKDNTVEVAKALGIKHIIIHEKNTGYGGNQKSCYDKALELNSDIVVMLHPDYQYTPKLIHSMCYLIAKNVYEVVLGSRILGKGALKGGMPIYKYIANRLLTFTQNILMNQKLSEYHTGYRAFSANVLKNINYHADSDDFIFDNQMLAQIFYAGFEVAEITCPTKYFKEASSINIHRSTVYGLGVLKVSFQYFLQKIHFAKFKIF
- a CDS encoding NUDIX hydrolase, giving the protein MNEDLLAYIKRVQAIAQNGLAYISNPFDLERYEELRNLSVKMMSTLSDTPVEKVTNLFAFENGYQTPKVDVRSVIFRDGKILLVKEKMDGCWSLPGGWADVGYSPSEIAVKEVREESGLIVKPLRLLAVMDKKCHPHPPSPYHCYKIFINCEIVDGHPLAGLETLGVQFFGPDELPPLSVERNTVSQIKMMFEFLDSPQKEAYFD